The nucleotide window TCAGTTAGATCCGTTCATGTGCGCAATGCTGTCGCTCATGGCATTTCTGCTGGTCGCAGCGCCAAAAACCAAAGGCACTCTGCCTGTAGACAGCCTGGGGGGGACGGGGATCTTTACCGCCATTCTGGTGGCAATCTACTGCGTAGAGATGATGCGGTTCCTGAAAGCGCACAACATTGGTATTCGTCTGCCTGACCAGGTACCACCGATGATCAAAAACTCCTTTGATCTGCTGATCCCGGTACTGGTGGTGGTGCTGACGCTCTATCCGCTGAGTCTGCTGATTCAGTCTGAGTTTGGCATGTTGATCCCACAGGCCATTATGTCTGTCTTTAAACCGCTGGTTTCTGCGGCAGACTCCCTGCCTGCGATCCTGCTGGCGGTGTTGATTGGCCATCTGCTGTGGTTTGCAGGGATCCACGGTGCAGCTATTGTCTCCGGAATGCTGCAGATGTTCTGGCTGACCAACCTGGGGGCAAACCAGACCGCGCTGGCGGCCAGCCAGCCTCTGCCACATATCTTTATGGAAGCGTTCTGGACGTTCTTTATTGTGATTGGGGGTTCGGGAGCTACGATGGGGCTGGTGTTCTGCTATCTGCGCAGCCGCTCTGCACATTTGCGCTCAATTGGTCGTCTGAGCGTGGTGCCAAGCATCTTTAACATCAATGAGCCTGTCATTTTCGGCACCCCGATTGTGATGAACCCGGTGTTCTTTATTCCTTTCCTGCTGGCCCCTATGGTCAATGCCGTGCTGGCCTGGTCAGCGATGAAGTTTGATCTGATTAGCCGCGTGATCTCTGTCGTGCCGTGGACGGCTCCTGCCC belongs to Enterobacter cloacae and includes:
- a CDS encoding permease IIC component, whose amino-acid sequence is MSANHAAFNLIFRFVENYVSPIAGRISSQRHVMAIRDGFISAMPFMIVGSFLLVFAYPPFSPDTTWGFARAWLDMAKQFEGQILTPFDMTMGVMSIYICAAIAYNLGKHYVKSYQLDPFMCAMLSLMAFLLVAAPKTKGTLPVDSLGGTGIFTAILVAIYCVEMMRFLKAHNIGIRLPDQVPPMIKNSFDLLIPVLVVVLTLYPLSLLIQSEFGMLIPQAIMSVFKPLVSAADSLPAILLAVLIGHLLWFAGIHGAAIVSGMLQMFWLTNLGANQTALAASQPLPHIFMEAFWTFFIVIGGSGATMGLVFCYLRSRSAHLRSIGRLSVVPSIFNINEPVIFGTPIVMNPVFFIPFLLAPMVNAVLAWSAMKFDLISRVISVVPWTAPAPVGAAWALGWDFRAAILVVVLACVSAIIYFPFFKVYEKQLLEQEAEEAQRNAEEENQQVA